A window of Chitinophagales bacterium contains these coding sequences:
- a CDS encoding TonB-dependent receptor, with amino-acid sequence MKSVFVAVLTILSLSLQAQTLVKGRVMEKKKPIEGASVALKDTYDGATTDKEGYFRFRTTEKGVFILTITSMGYKPFEQSIELKAGDSVEVNALLKEEITELTAVTVTAGTFEASDKKKVTVLSSIDIVTTASGNGDVTEALKSLPGAQQVGESEGLFVRGGTAQETKIFIDGTLVNNFFFSSMPNIAARGRFSPFLFKGTVFSTGGYSALYGQALSSALILETIDFPDQSAANLGVSVIGLSGGFQQLAKDKNSSWGLNYSYSNLAPAFAVIKQNQDYFQIPVFHGADGNFRIKTSKTGILKYYTTLSTSKLGFTTNSIDSVGYKDLFGLENFNVYHNLAWKEKLGRKWKIDIGTSYTNNKDDINSGMRDAQDKDILLTGLEFKDYQLKLRGNYFNAKVVLEKRLVGLSALRFGSEYNHSTDKTTYTDFNGNKYPGTISENLNALFAEADIYITNAIAAKVGSRMEHSSLIDKTNLAPRVSLAYKTGKQSQASIAYGLFFQTPENRNLPSAFPLTFSRAAHYIAQYQKVTSDRTLRAELFYKKYDDLVKTGLGSGSQFQALNNEGFGDAKGFDFFWRDKKSIPNVDYWISYSYLDTKRDYLNFPGAITPNFAAKHTASFIIKKFVTKLKTQFNGAYNFATGRPYYNIAYDGQNNKFNITDQGKTPAYHNFSFSMNFLPNIGKEKAKSFPVYVLSISNLFNVRQVFGYQYSYNGIRKQPILPTSRMFVFIGAFISFGVDRTDDVINSNL; translated from the coding sequence ATGAAATCTGTCTTTGTTGCTGTGCTGACAATTTTATCCCTATCCCTTCAGGCGCAAACGCTGGTGAAAGGACGTGTAATGGAGAAGAAAAAACCGATTGAAGGAGCGAGTGTGGCGCTGAAAGACACTTACGATGGTGCCACCACGGATAAAGAAGGTTATTTCCGGTTCCGGACCACCGAAAAGGGCGTTTTTATTCTGACGATTACTTCGATGGGATACAAACCATTTGAGCAAAGCATTGAGTTAAAAGCCGGAGACTCCGTAGAAGTGAATGCACTCCTCAAGGAAGAGATCACCGAATTAACAGCTGTGACCGTTACAGCGGGCACCTTTGAGGCCAGTGACAAGAAAAAGGTGACCGTTTTGAGTTCCATTGATATTGTGACCACTGCCAGTGGAAATGGAGATGTAACCGAAGCCCTGAAATCGCTTCCCGGTGCCCAACAGGTAGGGGAGAGTGAAGGTTTGTTCGTACGCGGTGGTACCGCACAGGAAACCAAGATTTTCATTGATGGTACGCTGGTCAATAATTTCTTTTTCAGCAGCATGCCCAATATTGCCGCCAGGGGTCGTTTTTCTCCCTTCCTGTTTAAAGGAACGGTCTTTAGCACAGGTGGTTATTCCGCTTTATATGGACAGGCCCTTTCCTCGGCCCTTATTCTTGAAACCATTGATTTTCCCGATCAGTCAGCAGCCAACCTGGGTGTTTCAGTAATTGGTTTGAGTGGTGGGTTTCAGCAACTGGCCAAGGATAAGAATTCATCCTGGGGGTTGAACTACAGCTATAGCAATCTGGCTCCGGCCTTTGCCGTCATCAAACAAAACCAGGATTATTTCCAGATCCCGGTGTTTCATGGCGCCGATGGTAATTTTCGTATCAAGACTTCCAAAACAGGTATTTTAAAATATTACACTACCCTTAGCACCAGTAAACTGGGCTTTACCACCAACAGCATTGATTCGGTAGGGTATAAGGACCTGTTTGGACTCGAGAATTTCAACGTTTACCATAACCTGGCCTGGAAAGAAAAACTGGGACGAAAATGGAAGATCGACATTGGTACTTCTTATACCAATAATAAGGATGATATCAATAGTGGCATGCGCGATGCGCAGGACAAGGATATCCTTTTGACAGGGCTTGAGTTCAAAGATTATCAATTGAAACTTCGGGGTAATTATTTCAATGCAAAAGTAGTGTTGGAAAAAAGACTGGTGGGTCTGTCAGCTCTTCGTTTTGGTTCCGAATACAACCATTCCACCGATAAAACAACCTATACAGACTTTAACGGCAATAAATACCCGGGAACTATTTCTGAGAACCTGAATGCGCTTTTTGCCGAAGCAGATATTTATATTACCAATGCCATTGCAGCCAAAGTGGGTTCAAGAATGGAACATTCTTCCCTGATCGATAAAACAAACCTTGCCCCCCGGGTATCACTTGCCTATAAAACGGGTAAACAAAGCCAGGCTTCTATTGCCTATGGATTGTTTTTCCAAACACCCGAGAACCGCAACCTGCCTTCTGCCTTTCCGCTTACCTTTTCAAGGGCAGCCCATTATATCGCCCAGTATCAAAAGGTGACCTCTGACCGTACACTTCGTGCCGAGTTATTTTATAAAAAATATGATGACCTGGTAAAAACCGGTCTAGGTAGTGGCAGTCAGTTCCAGGCACTTAACAATGAAGGTTTTGGAGATGCAAAAGGCTTTGACTTCTTCTGGCGGGATAAAAAATCCATTCCCAATGTAGATTACTGGATCTCCTATTCTTATCTGGATACAAAGCGGGACTATCTCAATTTTCCCGGTGCCATCACCCCCAATTTTGCCGCCAAGCATACGGCTTCCTTTATTATCAAGAAGTTTGTGACCAAGTTAAAGACCCAGTTCAACGGGGCCTATAATTTCGCCACCGGCCGCCCCTACTATAATATCGCTTATGATGGTCAGAACAATAAGTTCAATATCACCGATCAGGGAAAGACACCGGCTTATCACAATTTCAGCTTTAGCATGAATTTCCTGCCAAATATTGGTAAGGAAAAAGCCAAATCATTCCCGGTTTATGTACTTTCCATTAGCAACCTTTTTAACGTGCGGCAGGTCTTTGGATATCAGTACTCCTATAACGGGATTCGGAAACAACCGATTCTGCCTACTTCAAGGATGTTTGTTTTCATAGGGGCTTTCATCAGCTTTGGTGTGGACAGAACGGATGATGTTATTAATAGTAATTTATAA
- a CDS encoding transcriptional regulator translates to MFKDLDPILHSQLRLAVISLLIGVKEAEFTFLREKTNSTAGNLSVQIQKLKDAGYIEVTKQFKDNYPQTLCKITPKGVEAFEEYVTSLKSYLEHGA, encoded by the coding sequence ATGTTTAAGGACCTGGATCCCATATTACATTCTCAGCTCAGGCTTGCGGTCATTTCCCTTTTGATCGGGGTAAAAGAGGCAGAATTCACGTTTCTGCGCGAAAAAACCAATTCGACCGCCGGAAACCTGAGTGTACAGATCCAGAAGCTAAAAGACGCCGGGTATATCGAAGTAACCAAACAATTTAAAGACAATTACCCGCAAACGCTTTGTAAGATCACCCCAAAGGGCGTAGAGGCGTTTGAGGAGTATGTGACGAGTTTGAAGAGTTATTTGGAACATGGTGCGTGA
- a CDS encoding ATP-binding cassette domain-containing protein, translated as MSDIIRVQHLSKQFDEIKAVDDLSFTVKQGCVHGFLGQNGAGKSTTIRMLLTLIRPTEGEIEIFGLPLSRNRRQILRRIGAVIEKPDLYKYLSAYDNIRLFARLSGINPERSRLMDQLDRVGLSARAQSKVHTFSQGMKQRLGLAIALVHNPDLVILDEPVNGLDPQGIADIRNLILHLSRDEGKTIFVSSHLLSEMEMIADDMLIIDKGRKVVEGPVQELLTPEKRSLEDYFLSLTR; from the coding sequence ATGTCCGACATCATCCGGGTACAGCACCTAAGCAAACAATTCGATGAAATAAAAGCCGTAGACGACCTGTCCTTTACGGTCAAACAAGGCTGTGTACACGGTTTTTTAGGGCAAAACGGAGCCGGCAAATCCACTACCATCCGTATGCTCCTCACCCTGATCAGACCCACTGAGGGGGAGATCGAAATTTTCGGGTTGCCTCTTTCCCGTAACCGTCGCCAGATACTTCGCCGGATCGGTGCGGTGATCGAGAAACCGGATCTCTACAAATACCTTTCCGCTTACGATAATATCCGCCTGTTTGCCCGTTTAAGCGGGATCAACCCGGAACGCTCCCGGTTGATGGATCAATTGGACCGGGTAGGGCTTTCCGCCCGGGCACAAAGCAAAGTGCATACCTTTTCCCAGGGAATGAAACAACGGTTGGGGCTGGCCATTGCACTGGTGCATAACCCCGACCTGGTGATACTCGACGAACCGGTCAATGGACTTGATCCGCAGGGAATCGCCGATATACGCAACCTCATCCTCCACCTGAGCCGGGATGAGGGGAAGACAATATTTGTATCCTCCCACCTTCTTTCTGAAATGGAAATGATCGCTGATGATATGCTGATCATTGACAAAGGGCGGAAGGTTGTGGAAGGGCCTGTTCAGGAATTACTCACCCCGGAGAAAAGAAGCCTGGAAGATTATTTCTTATCCTTAACCCGCTGA
- a CDS encoding ABC transporter permease subunit — protein MFLNLLRIELYKIFRKPRTYIAFGAIAVMILLIQFAIKVQGKELIQFFLGSQDATFEYEEGKILNGYFVCFFILNTLLIHVPLLVALIAGDLVAGEANMGTLRLLVTKPISRETLMLSKFSASVVYVMMLLLWMAVLALLGSIFLFGTNDLVVIKETGFQIIQSSDVLWRFFAAFGFATLALICIAALAFMLSVFAENSIGPIVATVCVVIVFTIIQQLQVPMFQEYAAPYLFTTHMLGWKGFFYVMATPENQSIPGSVENPWAMVKSGLVLTLYTLLFLGVGVISFKRKDILS, from the coding sequence ATGTTTCTGAACCTGCTGCGTATTGAATTATATAAAATATTCCGCAAGCCACGGACCTATATCGCGTTTGGGGCCATTGCCGTCATGATCCTGCTGATTCAGTTTGCGATCAAGGTTCAGGGAAAAGAATTGATCCAATTCTTTCTCGGCAGCCAGGATGCTACTTTTGAATATGAAGAAGGCAAGATCCTGAATGGCTACTTCGTCTGCTTTTTTATCCTGAATACTTTATTGATCCATGTACCGCTGCTCGTAGCCCTTATTGCCGGTGACCTGGTAGCCGGAGAGGCCAATATGGGTACCCTGCGTTTGTTGGTGACCAAACCGATTTCCAGGGAGACGCTCATGCTCTCCAAGTTCTCCGCTTCGGTGGTGTATGTGATGATGCTCCTGTTATGGATGGCTGTGTTGGCCCTGCTGGGAAGCATTTTCCTTTTTGGCACCAATGATCTGGTGGTAATAAAGGAGACAGGATTTCAAATCATCCAGTCAAGTGATGTGCTCTGGCGCTTTTTTGCGGCCTTTGGTTTTGCCACTCTGGCCCTGATCTGTATCGCAGCGCTGGCTTTTATGCTTTCTGTATTTGCCGAAAATTCTATTGGCCCCATTGTGGCTACGGTCTGTGTGGTGATCGTTTTTACCATCATTCAGCAATTACAAGTACCCATGTTTCAGGAGTATGCCGCTCCATATCTGTTTACCACCCATATGCTGGGCTGGAAGGGCTTTTTCTATGTGATGGCCACTCCCGAGAATCAATCCATTCCCGGATCAGTGGAAAATCCCTGGGCTATGGTAAAAAGTGGATTGGTTTTAACACTTTATACGCTATTGTTCCTGGGGGTAGGTGTAATTTCATTTAAACGAAAAGACATTCTGAGTTGA
- the pdxA gene encoding 4-hydroxythreonine-4-phosphate dehydrogenase PdxA, which translates to MTTPQKPVIGISCGDLNGIGIEIMIKTLSDNRLLDLCTPVVFANNKVINFYRKSIPDTNFNYQNVKELNRLNPKQINVVNCWEEDVNVTPGELNETGGKYAIISLMAATQALKNKEIDGLVTAPIHKKNVQSESFNYTGHTPFLKDYFGVPDVAMVLFSGEFRVALLTEHVPVSGVTEHIQKKAIISKLLILQESLKKDFGIDKPRIAVLGLNPHAGDEGLIGNEEESIIKPAIKEAKQSYNMLVVGPYSADAFFARGYQHRFDAVLAMYHDQGLIPFKSVAGGEGVNFTAGLPVVRTSPDHGTAFDIAGKNRADESSFRSAIFECIDICRTRAGFHDMRKNPLRKRTREVLANAEDERIEEI; encoded by the coding sequence ATGACTACCCCTCAAAAACCTGTTATCGGCATCAGTTGTGGCGACCTGAATGGCATCGGCATTGAGATCATGATCAAAACGCTTTCCGACAATCGATTGCTCGACCTTTGCACCCCTGTTGTGTTTGCGAATAATAAAGTGATCAATTTCTACCGTAAGTCCATTCCGGACACCAATTTCAATTACCAAAACGTCAAAGAACTCAACCGGCTTAACCCCAAACAGATCAATGTGGTGAATTGCTGGGAAGAAGATGTCAATGTCACCCCTGGTGAGCTGAATGAAACGGGAGGCAAGTATGCCATCATTTCCCTGATGGCGGCCACGCAGGCCCTAAAGAACAAAGAGATCGATGGGTTGGTTACGGCCCCGATCCATAAAAAAAATGTGCAATCAGAATCGTTTAATTATACCGGGCACACCCCATTTCTGAAAGATTATTTTGGTGTGCCGGATGTAGCCATGGTATTGTTCTCCGGTGAATTCAGGGTAGCCCTGCTTACGGAACATGTACCTGTTTCGGGTGTAACCGAGCATATCCAGAAGAAAGCCATCATCTCCAAATTATTGATCCTGCAGGAAAGCCTGAAAAAGGATTTTGGGATCGACAAACCGCGTATCGCCGTACTTGGGCTAAACCCTCATGCAGGTGATGAAGGGCTGATCGGCAATGAAGAAGAATCCATCATCAAACCAGCGATCAAAGAAGCCAAACAGAGCTATAACATGCTGGTCGTTGGCCCCTATAGTGCCGATGCGTTTTTTGCCAGAGGCTATCAGCACCGCTTCGATGCGGTATTGGCCATGTACCACGACCAGGGGTTGATTCCCTTTAAGTCGGTGGCAGGTGGTGAAGGCGTAAACTTTACGGCTGGACTTCCCGTGGTACGGACCTCTCCGGATCATGGCACTGCTTTTGACATCGCTGGTAAAAACCGGGCCGATGAAAGTTCCTTCCGCTCTGCCATATTTGAGTGTATTGATATATGCCGCACCCGCGCAGGTTTCCATGATATGCGAAAGAATCCATTGCGTAAGCGGACCAGGGAAGTATTGGCTAATGCCGAGGACGAGCGGATTGAAGAGATTTAG
- a CDS encoding T9SS type A sorting domain-containing protein — translation MKTLCARPYLYLITVILLYSQGLLAQCGVGYTQAQVNWDKLDYYFNGTKPYNSYVSNTMEQTQKFALGPNYVTIATSSSNIVNPGTADGVSAENGTHTGNLTNYTGPDVQYNPSADGQYVTLTFNEEVTNLNFTLYDIDGSQRIDFAATNAASVAQNINITIQASTILTITNNNSTSPYVAATSGTLANNSNQGSATITVNGPVKQLVFTYTTVGADGVTWLSDINACVTGSFPSLYNRTPDNEPFLGPAGNQPDYFLITPDNDYCYMVDPATGVARPLFQDPSKDFLNSFGYDPYNHYLYYISENSTIDANNKTLKRYDFNTESYSTILADLTSLNIPVMNQGVETAGAAYYNGKLFIGFEGGQYNSSNTRESIVYRLDLDGSGVPINAVQVFAVNSYNGGSGTHDWADFVIEDGVLVNYNSRVGTTMVAYEHYNMMTGQSTQYLNPSSTTGFAYQAGLTWAGDQYSFSSRAITKYNENGTVGTPITITNVGGGTFQSGAGDASENFRPKCDFGDAPSSYDPVANSPAVHERSDNLRLGAVWDSEWLKTGGAGATADGGDEDGVATVPVLDTGYFNYAIDVDVFNNTGVNATVSAWLDYNANGVFDVSEGVTASVGTSASMQTVTLVWWVINTPLTLGQSTYLRVRITSADKNMGTAHPTGYYDVGEVEDYEVMVDAVLPIILQYFKTTVVNNRVNLDWKTSGETSSGLYLVERSADGVNWEEVTIVNAFGTAGDHLYAYVDSFPLPGQSFYRLAIKRRTDGSLEAYSPVRTVHFSVSPFVLKLQPNPVQQEATLTFMALENGMGKVRIFTQHGTLLMEKAVIYVKGSNEVVIPDIGPLRPGNYILQLATPEGVFATRFLKN, via the coding sequence ATGAAAACCCTGTGTGCCCGACCCTATCTTTATTTAATTACTGTAATCCTTCTTTACAGTCAGGGTCTTCTTGCCCAATGTGGCGTAGGATATACACAGGCCCAGGTAAACTGGGACAAGCTTGACTACTATTTTAATGGCACCAAACCTTACAATTCTTACGTATCGAACACCATGGAGCAAACGCAAAAATTTGCGTTGGGTCCAAATTATGTAACCATTGCCACCAGTTCCAGCAACATTGTAAACCCGGGAACAGCCGATGGGGTGAGTGCAGAGAACGGAACGCATACGGGAAATCTCACCAATTATACCGGACCAGATGTTCAGTACAACCCTTCAGCGGATGGGCAATATGTGACCCTGACCTTTAATGAGGAGGTGACTAATTTGAACTTTACACTGTATGACATAGATGGCTCTCAGCGGATTGATTTTGCGGCAACCAATGCGGCCAGCGTGGCACAAAATATCAATATCACAATTCAGGCTTCAACGATTCTGACGATCACCAATAATAACAGTACCAGTCCTTATGTAGCTGCTACCAGTGGAACCCTGGCCAATAACTCCAATCAGGGAAGTGCAACCATCACGGTCAATGGACCCGTTAAGCAATTGGTGTTTACCTATACCACGGTCGGAGCTGATGGAGTGACCTGGCTATCGGATATCAATGCCTGTGTTACTGGTAGCTTTCCTTCCCTTTACAATCGCACTCCCGACAATGAACCCTTTTTGGGCCCTGCGGGCAATCAGCCCGATTATTTTCTGATCACCCCCGACAATGACTATTGTTATATGGTGGATCCGGCAACCGGCGTCGCACGACCGCTTTTTCAGGATCCCAGTAAAGACTTTTTGAATTCATTTGGATATGATCCATACAACCACTATCTCTATTACATCTCAGAGAACTCGACCATTGATGCCAATAATAAGACCTTGAAACGGTATGATTTCAATACGGAGTCTTACTCCACGATATTGGCAGACCTCACCAGTTTGAACATTCCGGTGATGAACCAGGGTGTAGAAACAGCCGGGGCGGCTTATTACAATGGTAAACTGTTTATCGGTTTTGAAGGCGGGCAATATAATAGCAGTAATACACGTGAGTCCATCGTTTATCGACTGGACCTGGATGGTTCAGGAGTTCCAATCAATGCCGTGCAGGTCTTTGCCGTTAATTCCTATAATGGAGGCTCAGGTACCCATGACTGGGCTGACTTTGTAATTGAAGATGGGGTGTTGGTGAATTACAATAGCCGGGTTGGGACAACGATGGTAGCCTACGAGCATTACAACATGATGACCGGACAGTCGACACAATATTTAAATCCCAGTTCCACTACCGGCTTCGCCTATCAGGCTGGACTTACCTGGGCCGGCGATCAATATTCATTTTCCAGCAGGGCTATTACAAAATACAATGAGAATGGTACGGTGGGTACACCGATCACCATCACCAATGTGGGAGGCGGTACTTTTCAATCTGGCGCTGGTGACGCCTCAGAGAATTTCAGGCCAAAATGTGATTTTGGCGATGCGCCTTCGTCGTATGACCCTGTGGCAAATAGCCCTGCGGTACATGAGCGATCCGACAACCTGCGGTTAGGTGCCGTGTGGGATAGTGAATGGCTGAAAACAGGTGGAGCGGGTGCTACGGCCGATGGGGGAGATGAAGATGGAGTTGCCACCGTGCCTGTACTGGATACCGGTTATTTCAACTATGCCATTGATGTGGATGTGTTTAATAATACCGGAGTGAATGCTACAGTTTCCGCCTGGTTAGATTATAATGCTAACGGAGTGTTTGATGTGTCGGAAGGAGTTACTGCAAGTGTGGGAACCAGCGCTTCCATGCAAACTGTTACCCTTGTATGGTGGGTCATCAATACGCCTTTAACCCTGGGTCAGTCTACCTACCTGCGGGTAAGAATTACCTCTGCAGATAAAAATATGGGAACAGCTCATCCGACCGGATATTATGATGTGGGTGAGGTGGAAGACTACGAGGTCATGGTAGATGCTGTGTTGCCCATTATCCTTCAATATTTTAAAACCACAGTGGTCAATAACCGGGTAAACCTTGACTGGAAAACATCTGGTGAAACCTCATCTGGTTTGTACCTGGTGGAAAGAAGCGCTGATGGGGTAAACTGGGAAGAGGTAACCATCGTCAATGCTTTTGGAACGGCAGGCGATCATCTCTATGCTTATGTTGATTCCTTCCCTTTGCCAGGCCAATCGTTTTATCGTTTGGCGATCAAGCGACGTACAGATGGATCCCTGGAAGCCTACAGTCCGGTACGTACTGTTCATTTTTCTGTGTCTCCTTTTGTTTTAAAACTACAGCCCAATCCTGTTCAGCAAGAAGCCACGCTTACTTTTATGGCACTTGAAAATGGAATGGGAAAGGTCCGCATCTTTACCCAACACGGCACCCTGTTGATGGAAAAAGCCGTTATCTATGTTAAGGGAAGCAACGAGGTAGTAATACCTGATATCGGACCTCTTCGTCCTGGAAATTATATCCTTCAACTTGCTACTCCGGAAGGGGTTTTCGCTACACGCTTCCTGAAAAACTAA
- a CDS encoding T9SS type A sorting domain-containing protein — translation MKQRYPLHLTAFLLLLLFQAGNVWSQCGGSTTQARANWDNLDYYYNGGPYSAYISSAQARSQRFGIGSNYFTFAVSNDVTLYGDVTTHAGDVTVGGIAYTGADVQFQPTLLGQTFTITFNNEVQNASFTLYDIDRLASFTVVATNAAAVPQNVNVALQGTTILTVGGVPAARTITADATTLASPDNRGTATITVAGPVKTIVLTNTVLGSDSHFWFSDIVACVTGSFPNNYQQTTDNEPFTGPAGNQPDYFLATPDNDSVYMVDPATGNAWFLFRDASKDYVNSLAYDPYHKYLYYISENVSVDANNRELKRYNLTTGASSTIVANITTTLGIPTMGSGVESAGAAFYDGALYLGVEGGRTGTGGSTQTRETLFWRIELDASQNPTGVAYQVFASDAYINASNTSIHDFGDFVIHDGILYDFNTARNGGNYSQSKYHHYNLMTGNMDALYNNPGSGSWNGQGALTWSGDLYYFRGTTSGNSGVGFYNKAGTNSGIVAITPQGGANWPGGAGDASENFRPRCDFGDAPASYDPVANSPAVHERSDNLRLGATWDNEWAKTGGAGATLDGGDEDGIATVPLLDTGTFNFAVDIDVFNNTGVDATLGAWLDYNANGVFDAGEGVIQTIGTSASTQTITLVWWTINTPLVIGQSTYLRVRITAGTNNMDENHATGYFNSGEVEDYQVMVASVLPVNLKYFDAQLTGNQVKTTWGTSNESNLGVFEVERSGDGSMWSSIGTVTALNQTGDHVYTFIDTLPLKGKSYYRLRVTRKADGSTEKVSQTKTVTIVQKSSLTVMPNPVRTWAKLDLQSTRQGTAEIKILSLQGALVYQKQLEIKEGLNTIQLDNLKRFQSGTYILQVKTPDELFNRQIIIQNE, via the coding sequence ATGAAACAGCGCTACCCTCTCCATCTTACTGCGTTTCTATTACTCCTTTTATTTCAAGCAGGAAATGTTTGGTCACAATGTGGCGGATCAACCACACAGGCTCGCGCCAATTGGGACAATCTTGACTATTACTACAACGGAGGCCCCTATTCTGCCTATATCAGTTCGGCACAGGCAAGAAGCCAGCGATTTGGGATAGGATCTAATTATTTCACATTTGCTGTTTCCAATGACGTTACTTTATATGGAGACGTAACAACTCATGCAGGTGATGTTACCGTAGGTGGTATTGCCTATACAGGCGCGGATGTGCAATTTCAGCCTACATTATTGGGTCAGACCTTCACCATCACCTTCAATAATGAAGTGCAAAATGCCAGTTTCACCTTATACGATATTGATCGGTTAGCCTCTTTCACGGTAGTTGCTACCAATGCGGCTGCGGTTCCTCAAAATGTAAACGTGGCACTTCAGGGAACAACGATCCTGACAGTAGGAGGTGTACCTGCTGCTCGTACGATTACCGCTGATGCCACTACGCTTGCCAGTCCGGATAACCGGGGGACGGCCACGATCACAGTTGCCGGACCGGTTAAAACGATCGTCTTGACCAATACTGTACTGGGAAGTGATTCCCATTTTTGGTTTTCTGATATCGTGGCCTGTGTTACCGGCAGTTTTCCCAATAATTATCAGCAGACAACCGATAATGAACCCTTTACTGGCCCGGCGGGTAACCAACCGGATTATTTTCTGGCTACGCCGGATAATGACTCTGTGTATATGGTGGATCCGGCAACCGGCAATGCCTGGTTTCTGTTTCGTGATGCGAGTAAGGACTATGTCAACTCCCTGGCGTATGATCCCTACCATAAATACTTGTACTACATATCCGAGAACGTTTCGGTTGACGCCAATAACCGCGAGCTGAAACGATACAACCTTACTACCGGAGCCAGCTCAACCATCGTAGCGAATATTACAACAACCCTTGGCATTCCTACCATGGGTTCTGGTGTGGAATCAGCCGGTGCTGCTTTTTATGACGGCGCCCTGTACCTGGGTGTTGAGGGTGGACGTACAGGAACAGGAGGAAGTACACAAACCCGCGAAACTCTTTTCTGGAGAATTGAACTGGATGCTTCTCAAAATCCTACCGGGGTGGCCTACCAGGTATTTGCCAGCGATGCCTATATCAATGCAAGTAATACCTCAATACACGACTTTGGTGATTTTGTGATCCATGATGGAATACTTTATGATTTCAACACGGCCAGAAATGGAGGTAACTATAGTCAAAGCAAATACCACCATTACAACCTGATGACCGGAAATATGGACGCCTTGTATAATAATCCTGGTTCTGGTTCATGGAATGGTCAGGGAGCACTAACCTGGTCGGGCGACCTTTATTATTTCAGAGGAACCACATCTGGTAATTCCGGAGTAGGTTTTTATAATAAAGCGGGTACCAATTCAGGCATTGTTGCCATCACACCGCAGGGGGGAGCCAATTGGCCCGGTGGAGCTGGTGATGCGAGCGAGAACTTTCGCCCCCGCTGTGATTTTGGTGATGCTCCTGCATCGTATGATCCGGTGGCTAATAGCCCGGCAGTACATGAACGTTCCGACAACCTCCGATTGGGTGCTACCTGGGATAACGAATGGGCAAAGACCGGTGGAGCCGGTGCCACTCTGGATGGTGGAGATGAAGATGGTATCGCTACTGTTCCATTACTCGATACGGGCACATTCAACTTTGCTGTAGATATTGATGTGTTTAATAACACCGGCGTAGATGCTACGCTGGGTGCATGGCTAGACTATAATGCAAACGGTGTTTTTGATGCCGGTGAAGGAGTTATCCAAACGATTGGAACCAGCGCCTCCACCCAGACCATTACATTGGTTTGGTGGACGATCAATACACCACTTGTGATCGGTCAAAGCACCTACCTGCGTGTACGGATCACAGCGGGTACGAATAACATGGATGAAAATCATGCCACAGGATATTTCAATTCAGGTGAAGTAGAGGATTATCAGGTAATGGTCGCGAGCGTACTTCCGGTAAACCTGAAATACTTTGATGCCCAGTTGACCGGTAACCAGGTTAAAACCACATGGGGTACCAGCAATGAAAGCAATCTCGGCGTATTTGAAGTGGAAAGAAGTGGCGACGGAAGTATGTGGTCCTCCATTGGAACTGTTACTGCGCTCAATCAAACAGGCGACCATGTCTATACGTTTATTGATACCCTCCCCTTAAAAGGGAAGTCCTACTACCGCCTGCGCGTCACACGCAAGGCTGATGGCAGTACAGAGAAAGTGAGCCAGACCAAAACTGTTACCATTGTCCAAAAATCCTCACTGACCGTGATGCCAAACCCGGTACGTACCTGGGCAAAACTTGATCTTCAATCTACACGGCAGGGTACTGCAGAGATCAAAATATTGAGCCTGCAAGGGGCCCTGGTCTATCAAAAGCAGTTGGAAATCAAAGAAGGACTCAATACCATTCAACTCGATAACCTGAAACGTTTTCAAAGCGGCACGTATATTTTACAAGTAAAAACACCAGATGAATTGTTCAATCGACAAATCATTATACAAAATGAATGA